A single window of Dermacentor albipictus isolate Rhodes 1998 colony chromosome 1, USDA_Dalb.pri_finalv2, whole genome shotgun sequence DNA harbors:
- the LOC139054769 gene encoding uncharacterized protein, with the protein MAARARPEKISAGQHKHSCLLYGHGGEYHLNGTSWRKSKEHWQTQGQGASAATPAEQQRHKLRRMCDDWQAGETAPTEACPKHPSPCCRRFTMSAMFTMFHAVQQSLYQRNQNVNVSA; encoded by the exons ATGGCTGCAAGAGCGAGACCAGAAAAGATCTCTGCAGGACAGCATAAG CATTCGTGCCTGCTTTACGGTCATGGGGGAGAGTACCATCTGAATGGCACCTCGTGGCGAAAGTCAAAGGAACACTGGCAGACACAGGGACAGGGAGCGTCTGCTGCTACTCCAGCGGAACAGCAGCGCCACAAGCTCAGACGCATGTGTGAC GACTGGCAGGCAGGTGAGACAGCACCAACTGAAGCATGTCCAAAACACCCATCACCTTGCTGCAGGAGGTTCACCATGTCCGCCATGTTCACCATGTTCCATGCTGTGCAACAGTCACTGTACCAAAGAAACCAAAATGTGAATGTCTCTGCATGA